The DNA segment GAAGAGAAGCAACCCTTGAAAATGGGTTGAGCCGAGCCGAACGGTTTGGTCTGGTCAAGGGAGAGGCGCGGGTGATTGTCGAAGAGGTTTTTGAAACTGTTCGAACCTGGCGCGGAGTTTTTGAAGAATGCGGCGTCGCTGGCCGCGAAATAGATCTTTTGGGGCCATCATTTTCCCGTCAGGAAACCGTTTTTATCAATTCCGGGACGCGCCAAAGAAGCGCAGGAGCATTAAAAATAGGTTGATGAAGTCGAGGTAAAGGGTGAGCGCCCCCATGATCACCCCCTTGCGGATCACGGCCTCACCGCTGTCCATGATCCCGCTGGCGCCGATCTGGTTGATTTTCTGTACGTCATAGGCGGTCAGACCGGTAAAGACGATCACCCCGATGGCGGAAATCACCCAGGACATCATTGAGCTGCCGATAAAGATGTTCACCACCGAGGCGATGATGATGCCGATCAAGCCCATGAAGAGAAAAGAGCCCCAGCTGCTCAGGTCCTTTTTGGTGACAAAGCCGTAAATCGCCATGGTGCCGAACATGCCGGCGGTGATGAAAAAGGTGGAGGCCACCGAGGTTGCGGTATAGGCAAGGAGCACCGCGGACATGGTGATGCCGTTTAACACCGAGTAGCCGACAAAGAGGCCGGTGGCGGTCTGGGCGGACAGCTTCCGGATCCGGGCCGAGAGATAGAT comes from the Desulfobacterales bacterium genome and includes:
- a CDS encoding HipA domain-containing protein, with protein sequence MIFNILVRNSDDHPRNHGFLVNDRAKMSISPVYDIVPSPAHPGVGTDFRLAMAVGKSGREATLENGLSRAERFGLVKGEARVIVEEVFETVRTWRGVFEECGVAGREIDLLGPSFSRQETVFINSGTRQRSAGALKIG
- a CDS encoding Bax inhibitor-1/YccA family protein, giving the protein MYDLNSNNRATAFPQVRDDAAATIFLAKVFNWMAIGLGLTGITAFLTVNSQTALQLIFGNKMVFYGLIIGELGMVIYLSARIRKLSAQTATGLFVGYSVLNGITMSAVLLAYTATSVASTFFITAGMFGTMAIYGFVTKKDLSSWGSFLFMGLIGIIIASVVNIFIGSSMMSWVISAIGVIVFTGLTAYDVQKINQIGASGIMDSGEAVIRKGVIMGALTLYLDFINLFLMLLRFFGASRN